A region of Rhizorhabdus wittichii RW1 DNA encodes the following proteins:
- a CDS encoding 2-nitropropane dioxygenase, NPD (PFAM: 2-nitropropane dioxygenase, NPD) has translation MSGGARLAALMERGAALLGSDYAILGGAMSWVSERNLVAAMSNAGCFGVIACGAMTPELLDAEIAGTRALTAKPFGVNLITMHPQLTDLIEVCAKHGVGHVVLAGGLPPGGAIERIKASGAKVICFAPALALAKKLIRSGIDALVIEGMEAGGHIGPVSTSVLAQEILPVVAGELPVFVAGGIGRGEAIAGYLEMGAAGVQLGTRFVCAAESIAHPNFKRAFIRASARDAITSVQIDPRLPVIPVRALRNASSELFTAKQREVAQLLDDGKVEMAEAQLQIEHYWAGALRRAVIDGDVEHGSVMAGQSVGMVTKEEPLADIVATLIGEASAALEQRAA, from the coding sequence ATGAGCGGCGGTGCCCGACTCGCCGCCCTGATGGAGCGCGGCGCGGCCCTGCTGGGCAGCGACTATGCGATCCTCGGCGGGGCGATGAGCTGGGTTTCCGAACGGAACCTCGTCGCCGCCATGTCGAATGCCGGCTGCTTCGGCGTGATCGCGTGCGGCGCGATGACGCCCGAGCTGCTCGATGCCGAGATCGCGGGCACCAGGGCGCTGACCGCGAAGCCGTTCGGCGTCAACCTGATCACCATGCACCCGCAGCTCACCGACCTGATCGAGGTCTGCGCGAAGCATGGCGTCGGTCATGTCGTGCTGGCCGGCGGCCTGCCGCCGGGCGGCGCGATCGAGCGGATCAAGGCCTCGGGCGCGAAGGTCATCTGCTTCGCCCCGGCGCTCGCGCTGGCGAAGAAGCTGATCCGCTCGGGCATCGACGCGCTGGTGATCGAGGGCATGGAGGCCGGCGGCCATATCGGCCCGGTCTCGACCTCGGTGCTGGCGCAGGAGATATTGCCGGTCGTCGCCGGCGAGCTGCCGGTGTTCGTCGCCGGCGGGATCGGCCGGGGCGAAGCGATCGCCGGCTATCTCGAAATGGGCGCTGCGGGCGTCCAGCTCGGCACCCGCTTCGTTTGTGCCGCCGAATCGATCGCGCATCCGAACTTCAAGAGGGCGTTCATCCGCGCCTCGGCGCGTGATGCGATCACCAGCGTCCAGATCGACCCGCGCCTGCCGGTCATCCCGGTCCGCGCACTGCGCAACGCCTCGTCCGAGCTGTTCACCGCCAAGCAGCGCGAGGTCGCCCAGCTCCTCGACGACGGCAAGGTCGAGATGGCCGAGGCCCAGCTCCAGATCGAGCATTACTGGGCCGGCGCACTCCGCCGCGCGGTGATCGACGGCGATGTCGAGCATGGCTCGGTGATGGCGGGCCAGTCGGTCGGCATGGTCACGAAGGAAGAGCCGCTCGCCGACATCGTCGCGACCCTGATCGGCGAGGCGTCGGCGGCGCTGGAGCAGCGCGCGGCCTGA
- a CDS encoding Methyltransferase type 11 (PFAM: Methyltransferase type 11; Methyltransferase type 12), translating into MSAFKDHFSSHAAAYAAYRPAYPPELAAWLGIVAPATKTALDVGCGSGQLSLQLAGHFDRVIATDPSAQQIASATPHPRIDYRVASAEASGLPDGSVDLIAAAQAAHWFDLPAFFAETARLLRPGGVVALISYAGMAPQGEVEAIVERFRVETLAEHWPPERALVENGYRDIHLPFDPIEAPAFSIEVRWPLAALIGYLDTWSAVRALERGTGRAPFDAVVADLTRAWGDPADIRTIRWPLTILAGRNS; encoded by the coding sequence GTGAGCGCGTTCAAGGATCATTTCTCGTCGCACGCCGCGGCCTATGCCGCCTATCGTCCGGCCTATCCGCCGGAGTTGGCGGCATGGCTGGGCATTGTAGCACCCGCTACAAAAACAGCGCTCGACGTCGGCTGCGGGTCGGGACAGCTCTCGCTCCAACTCGCCGGGCATTTCGACAGGGTGATCGCGACCGACCCGAGCGCGCAGCAGATCGCCAGCGCCACCCCGCATCCCAGGATCGACTATCGCGTCGCCTCGGCCGAGGCGAGCGGCCTGCCGGACGGATCGGTCGACCTGATCGCCGCCGCCCAGGCCGCGCACTGGTTCGACCTGCCCGCCTTCTTCGCCGAGACCGCGCGGCTGCTGCGTCCCGGTGGCGTCGTCGCGCTGATCAGCTATGCCGGCATGGCACCGCAGGGAGAGGTCGAGGCGATCGTCGAGCGCTTCCGGGTCGAGACGCTGGCCGAGCATTGGCCGCCCGAGCGCGCGCTGGTCGAGAACGGCTATCGCGACATCCACCTCCCCTTCGATCCGATCGAGGCGCCGGCTTTCTCGATCGAGGTGCGCTGGCCGCTCGCCGCGCTGATCGGCTATCTCGACACATGGTCGGCGGTGCGCGCGCTCGAACGCGGCACCGGCCGCGCGCCGTTCGACGCGGTCGTGGCCGATCTCACCAGGGCCTGGGGCGATCCGGCGGATATCCGCACGATCCGCTGGCCCCTGACCATCCTTGCTGGACGAAATTCATGA
- a CDS encoding NUDIX hydrolase (PFAM: NUDIX hydrolase), whose protein sequence is MTRKLPPAIPAATIILLRDRPGALPEIPMIGRGAHLSFAASRMVFPGGRVDPDDHSFAGRPELLVEGPAIDPDDLAHRITAIRETIEEIGLAPGLVGLDDADRLAAIRAALHGGDPLSAIVERHGLRIDPHGIHPFARWRPDHELSRRFDTRFYIARAPDLGEARADGSESSHLVWATAEQHLANRALIFPTIRNLERIGQAEDFDCAVALAGRYPIDMVTPWIETRAGEHFLCIPDTLGYPVTAAPLAEVDRDSDPNNPLITLNPG, encoded by the coding sequence ATGACCCGTAAGCTTCCGCCGGCCATCCCGGCCGCCACCATCATCCTGCTGCGCGACCGGCCCGGCGCGCTGCCCGAGATCCCGATGATCGGGCGCGGCGCGCATCTCAGCTTCGCCGCCAGCCGGATGGTCTTCCCGGGCGGCAGGGTCGATCCCGACGACCACAGTTTCGCCGGCCGGCCCGAGCTGCTGGTCGAAGGCCCGGCGATCGATCCCGACGACCTCGCCCACCGCATCACCGCGATCCGCGAGACGATCGAGGAGATCGGGCTGGCGCCCGGCCTCGTCGGCCTCGACGACGCCGACCGGCTGGCGGCGATCCGCGCGGCGCTGCACGGCGGCGACCCGCTGAGCGCGATCGTGGAGCGGCACGGGCTGCGGATCGATCCGCACGGCATCCACCCCTTCGCCCGCTGGCGGCCCGACCATGAGCTGTCGCGCCGCTTCGACACGCGCTTCTACATCGCGCGCGCGCCCGACCTGGGCGAGGCCCGCGCCGACGGCAGCGAGAGCAGCCACCTGGTCTGGGCGACCGCCGAGCAGCATCTGGCGAACAGGGCGCTGATCTTCCCGACGATCCGCAATCTCGAACGGATCGGACAGGCCGAGGATTTCGACTGCGCGGTGGCGCTGGCCGGCCGCTATCCGATCGACATGGTCACGCCGTGGATCGAGACCCGCGCGGGGGAGCATTTCCTCTGCATCCCCGACACGCTCGGCTATCCGGTGACGGCGGCCCCGCTGGCCGAGGTCGACCGCGATTCCGATCCCAACAACCCGTTGATCACCCTCAACCCCGGATAA
- a CDS encoding aspartate kinase (TIGRFAM: aspartate kinase; aspartate kinase, monofunctional class~PFAM: aspartate/glutamate/uridylate kinase; amino acid-binding ACT domain protein) yields the protein MARIVMKFGGTSMAGIERIRNVANRVKHEVELGNEVAVVVSAMSGETDRLVNFCREASPLYDPREYDVVVASGEQVTSGLLAIVLQSLGVKARSWLGWQLPIRTSDAHASARIETINSEAIGKAMAAGEVAVIPGFQGMTGDDRVTTLGRGGSDTSAVAVAAAMKADRCDIYTDVDGVYTTDPRIVPKARKLAKVTYEEMLELASVGAKVLQTRSVGLAMKEKVRLQVLSSFDQPTDNPTPGTMIVGEEEIEGTTMERQLITGIAYDKNETKVTLTAVPDRPGAVASIFAPLADANINVDMIVQNVAHDTGSTDVTFTVPTAELARSLDVLERERGTIGYEKLIHDTNVAKISVVGVGMRSHAGVASKMFDALAARGINVLAITTSEIKVSVLINEDYTELAVRVLHTAYGLDAEDAA from the coding sequence ATGGCGCGCATCGTTATGAAATTCGGCGGAACCTCGATGGCGGGGATCGAGCGAATTCGCAACGTGGCGAACCGCGTCAAACATGAGGTCGAGCTGGGCAACGAGGTCGCGGTCGTCGTCTCGGCGATGTCGGGCGAGACCGACCGGCTCGTCAATTTCTGCCGCGAGGCGTCGCCGCTCTACGATCCGCGCGAATATGACGTGGTCGTCGCCTCGGGCGAGCAGGTGACCAGCGGTCTGCTGGCGATCGTCCTCCAGTCGCTGGGCGTGAAGGCGCGCAGCTGGCTCGGCTGGCAGCTTCCGATCCGCACCAGCGACGCCCATGCCTCGGCCCGGATCGAGACGATCAATTCGGAAGCGATCGGCAAGGCGATGGCCGCCGGCGAGGTTGCCGTCATCCCCGGCTTCCAGGGCATGACCGGCGACGATCGCGTGACGACGCTGGGCCGTGGCGGCTCGGACACTTCGGCTGTCGCGGTCGCCGCCGCGATGAAGGCGGACCGCTGCGACATCTACACCGACGTCGACGGCGTCTACACCACCGATCCGCGCATCGTGCCCAAGGCCCGCAAGCTGGCCAAGGTCACCTATGAGGAGATGCTGGAGCTCGCTTCGGTCGGCGCCAAGGTGCTGCAGACCCGCTCGGTGGGCCTCGCGATGAAGGAGAAGGTGCGCCTTCAGGTGCTCTCCTCGTTCGACCAGCCGACCGACAATCCCACGCCCGGCACCATGATCGTCGGCGAGGAAGAAATCGAAGGAACCACCATGGAACGCCAGCTCATCACCGGCATCGCCTATGACAAGAACGAGACGAAGGTCACGCTGACCGCCGTTCCCGACCGTCCGGGCGCCGTCGCCTCGATCTTCGCGCCGCTCGCCGATGCCAACATCAATGTCGACATGATCGTCCAGAACGTCGCGCACGACACCGGCTCGACCGACGTGACCTTCACCGTGCCGACCGCCGAGCTGGCCCGTTCGCTCGACGTGCTGGAGCGCGAGCGCGGCACGATCGGCTATGAGAAGCTGATCCACGACACCAACGTCGCCAAGATCTCGGTCGTCGGTGTCGGCATGCGCAGCCATGCGGGCGTCGCGTCGAAGATGTTCGACGCGCTCGCCGCGCGCGGCATCAACGTGCTCGCGATCACCACGTCGGAGATCAAGGTCTCGGTCCTGATCAACGAGGACTATACTGAGCTCGCCGTCCGCGTCCTCCACACCGCCTATGGCCTCGATGCGGAGGATGCCGCTTGA
- a CDS encoding PTSINtr with GAF domain, PtsP (TIGRFAM: phosphoenolpyruvate-protein phosphotransferase~PFAM: PEP-utilizing enzyme; GAF domain protein; PEP-utilising enzyme, mobile region; PEP-utilising enzyme domain protein) has translation MAPLTATSAAREILTRLHDVMASRSAAQTKLNQVVQIIGEALDTEVCSVYLLRDGALELFATRGLKQGAVHVTKLALGEGLVGTIAQNVETLNLDEATSHPDFAYKPETGEELFHSFAGVPIVRRERAVGVLAVQHRDQRRFDDVEIEALQTVAMVLAELIAGAGLIDEGVPGSKGTRDNGAVRLAGLKLVEGMARGRAVYHQPRIEIEHTVAEDIEVERHRVISAFSKMRDQIERMTREADFGAGGEHQDVLAMYKMFAYDEGWIRRINEAIDSGLTAEAAIERVQQRTRMRMREIGDPLLADRMHDLEDLSNRLLRIVSGQLGTAAQLGLRHDSILIARNLGPAELLEYDRRRLKGVVLEEGSLTAHVTIVARAMGVPVLGRVKDVRRMIGEGDTLLLDGTAGSVVVRANATMEEAFEAKMMVGQKRRAEFAAMRDLPARTRDDLRIELMVNAGLRDDMAALDVTGADGIGLFRTEFQFLVSATLPQRERQLRLYRDVLDAAGDRPVIFRTVDIGGDKALPYLKAGDDADEENPALGWRAIRLGLERDALMKVQARALIEAAAGRTLNVMFPMVSEPWEFEEAVALFDAQRKWIHDHGRGVPNAIRYGTMLEVPALAESLDMLLPRLDFLSIGTNDLTQFLFAADRANPKLAERYDWLSPAILRFIGRVTRQTRAAGVPIGVCGEMGGRPLEAMALIGLGIDRLSITPAAVGPVKAMIRSLDAKALREAMDGFLGRPLRTLRGDLAAWAESNGVAVA, from the coding sequence ATGGCACCGCTGACAGCAACCTCCGCCGCGCGTGAGATATTGACGCGCCTGCATGACGTCATGGCGTCACGCTCGGCTGCGCAGACCAAGCTCAACCAGGTCGTCCAGATCATCGGCGAGGCGCTCGATACCGAGGTCTGCTCGGTCTACCTGCTGCGCGACGGCGCGCTGGAGCTGTTCGCCACCCGCGGCCTGAAGCAGGGCGCCGTCCACGTCACCAAGCTGGCGCTCGGCGAGGGCCTGGTCGGGACGATCGCGCAGAATGTCGAGACGCTCAACCTCGACGAGGCGACCAGCCACCCTGATTTCGCCTACAAGCCCGAGACCGGCGAGGAGCTGTTCCACAGCTTCGCGGGCGTGCCGATCGTCCGGCGGGAGCGTGCGGTCGGCGTGCTCGCCGTCCAGCATCGCGACCAGCGCCGGTTCGACGATGTCGAGATCGAGGCGCTGCAGACCGTCGCGATGGTGCTGGCCGAGCTGATCGCCGGCGCCGGCCTGATCGACGAGGGCGTCCCCGGTTCGAAGGGCACGCGCGACAATGGGGCGGTGCGCCTCGCCGGCCTCAAGCTGGTCGAGGGGATGGCGCGGGGCAGGGCGGTCTATCACCAGCCGCGCATCGAGATCGAGCATACCGTCGCCGAGGATATCGAGGTCGAGCGCCACCGCGTCATCTCCGCCTTCTCGAAGATGCGCGACCAGATCGAGCGGATGACCCGCGAGGCCGATTTCGGCGCGGGCGGCGAGCATCAGGACGTCCTCGCGATGTACAAGATGTTCGCCTATGACGAGGGCTGGATCCGGCGGATCAACGAGGCGATCGACAGCGGCCTGACCGCCGAGGCGGCGATCGAGCGCGTCCAGCAGCGCACCCGCATGCGGATGCGCGAGATCGGCGATCCGCTGCTCGCCGACCGGATGCACGACCTGGAGGACCTCTCCAACCGCCTGCTCCGCATCGTCTCCGGCCAGCTCGGCACGGCGGCGCAGCTCGGCCTGCGCCATGATTCGATCCTGATCGCGCGCAACCTCGGCCCCGCCGAGCTGCTCGAATATGATCGTCGCCGGCTCAAGGGCGTGGTGCTCGAGGAAGGCTCGCTCACCGCTCATGTCACGATCGTCGCGCGGGCGATGGGCGTGCCGGTGCTGGGCCGGGTCAAGGATGTCCGCCGGATGATCGGCGAAGGCGACACGCTGCTGCTCGACGGCACTGCCGGCTCGGTCGTCGTCCGCGCCAATGCGACCATGGAGGAGGCCTTCGAGGCCAAGATGATGGTCGGGCAGAAGCGTCGCGCCGAATTCGCGGCGATGCGCGACCTGCCCGCCCGGACCCGCGACGACCTGCGCATCGAGCTGATGGTCAATGCCGGCCTGCGCGACGACATGGCCGCGCTCGACGTCACCGGCGCCGACGGCATCGGCCTGTTCCGCACCGAATTCCAGTTCCTCGTCTCCGCCACGCTGCCGCAGCGCGAGCGCCAGCTCCGCCTCTATCGCGACGTTCTGGATGCCGCGGGCGACCGGCCGGTGATCTTCCGCACGGTCGACATCGGCGGCGACAAGGCCCTGCCCTATCTCAAGGCGGGCGACGATGCGGACGAGGAGAATCCCGCCCTCGGCTGGCGCGCCATCCGTCTCGGCCTCGAACGCGACGCGCTGATGAAGGTCCAGGCGCGCGCGCTGATCGAGGCGGCGGCGGGCCGGACCCTCAACGTCATGTTCCCGATGGTGTCGGAACCGTGGGAGTTCGAGGAGGCCGTCGCGCTGTTCGATGCGCAGCGCAAATGGATCCACGATCATGGCCGGGGCGTCCCCAATGCGATCCGCTACGGCACGATGCTCGAGGTGCCGGCGCTCGCCGAGAGCCTCGACATGCTGCTGCCCAGGCTGGATTTCCTGTCGATCGGCACCAACGACCTGACCCAGTTCCTGTTCGCCGCCGACCGCGCCAATCCCAAGCTGGCCGAGCGGTACGACTGGCTGAGCCCCGCGATCCTGCGCTTCATCGGCCGGGTGACGCGGCAGACGCGCGCGGCGGGCGTGCCGATCGGCGTGTGCGGTGAGATGGGTGGTCGTCCGTTGGAAGCGATGGCGCTGATCGGCCTCGGGATCGATCGCCTCTCGATCACGCCGGCGGCGGTCGGGCCGGTCAAGGCGATGATCCGTTCGCTCGACGCGAAGGCGCTGCGCGAAGCGATGGACGGCTTCCTCGGCCGGCCGCTCCGCACCCTGCGCGGCGATCTGGCCGCCTGGGCGGAGAGCAATGGGGTTGCGGTCGCCTGA
- a CDS encoding signal transduction histidine kinase, LytS (PFAM: ATP-binding region, ATPase domain protein domain protein; histidine kinase internal region), translated as MTLNHDGHRGTGVSPRVALLSIVAFWLVYFAIATIRSYMIDFGHQTEMMAARAFVTIGSMIATYIVYLAMRPLTGKSLAVNVTAVALLAAPAAIAYSSMNWIAFRQFDKQVEAEKARETASRKIVIDDRSVAAAREQAQVAIAAARDAIREATEQAKAAAEAKAAAQREAAEREAEVRSEIERAQREASQNVRDATQEAEQARREAQREADRARRDAYRSQREAYVEAMADYKEGLREARQAVEEARRHGVNIDIDSILASVPPLPTPPTPPSPATPPAPSAPGATKAPPSPPAPPRAPVRIEIPKPITIPTPVISEPTPGTVMIQVGPPTEPYDKKKEVGVVSQIADQALNGYFFFAAWGALFLALSYAAAVRSAEREAAGYRAAARDAELRALRYQVNPHFLFNTLNSLSTLILKDHRDEAEKMILNLSTFFRTSLTADPTEDVVLAEEIRLQRLYLDIEAIRFPDRLIVDIRVPQELTDARVPCLILQPLVENAIKYGVSRAKRPVTLLITARQDSEGLVLSVEDDGEPLGEDQQLRGTGVGLKNVADRLKARFGGDAACRYGPLPNGGFGVTLFMPLIRDDV; from the coding sequence ATGACTTTGAACCATGATGGCCATCGCGGAACCGGGGTAAGTCCCCGCGTGGCCCTGCTCTCGATCGTCGCCTTCTGGCTGGTCTATTTCGCCATCGCGACGATCCGGTCCTACATGATCGATTTCGGTCACCAGACCGAGATGATGGCGGCGCGCGCCTTCGTCACGATCGGATCGATGATCGCGACCTATATCGTCTACCTGGCGATGCGGCCGCTGACCGGCAAGTCGCTGGCGGTCAACGTGACCGCGGTGGCGCTGCTCGCGGCGCCGGCGGCGATCGCCTACAGCTCGATGAACTGGATCGCCTTCCGCCAGTTCGACAAGCAGGTCGAGGCCGAGAAGGCGCGCGAGACGGCGTCGCGCAAGATCGTGATCGACGACCGCAGCGTCGCCGCGGCGCGCGAGCAGGCGCAGGTCGCCATCGCCGCCGCGCGCGACGCGATCCGCGAGGCGACCGAACAGGCCAAGGCCGCCGCCGAAGCCAAGGCGGCGGCGCAGCGCGAGGCGGCCGAGCGCGAGGCCGAGGTTCGAAGCGAGATCGAAAGGGCGCAGCGCGAGGCCAGCCAGAACGTCCGCGACGCCACGCAGGAAGCGGAGCAGGCGCGCCGCGAGGCGCAGCGCGAGGCCGACAGGGCCCGGCGCGACGCCTATCGCAGCCAGCGCGAAGCCTATGTCGAGGCGATGGCCGACTATAAGGAGGGGCTGCGCGAGGCCAGGCAGGCCGTCGAGGAAGCCCGCCGCCACGGCGTGAACATCGACATCGACAGCATCCTGGCGAGCGTCCCGCCCCTGCCGACGCCGCCGACGCCCCCCTCCCCCGCGACGCCGCCCGCGCCGTCTGCACCCGGCGCGACGAAGGCGCCGCCATCGCCGCCGGCCCCGCCCCGCGCGCCGGTCAGGATCGAGATCCCCAAGCCGATCACCATCCCGACCCCGGTGATCAGCGAGCCGACCCCCGGCACGGTGATGATCCAGGTCGGCCCGCCGACCGAGCCCTATGACAAGAAGAAGGAGGTCGGCGTCGTCAGCCAGATCGCCGACCAGGCGCTCAACGGCTATTTCTTCTTCGCGGCGTGGGGCGCGCTGTTCCTCGCGCTCAGCTATGCCGCCGCGGTGCGATCGGCCGAGCGGGAGGCCGCCGGCTATCGCGCCGCCGCCCGCGACGCCGAGCTGCGGGCGCTGCGCTACCAGGTCAATCCGCACTTCCTGTTCAACACGCTCAACTCGCTGTCGACGCTGATCCTGAAGGATCATCGCGACGAGGCGGAGAAGATGATCCTCAACCTGTCGACCTTCTTCCGCACCAGCCTGACCGCCGATCCGACCGAGGACGTGGTGCTGGCCGAGGAGATACGGTTGCAGCGCCTCTACCTCGACATCGAGGCGATCCGCTTCCCCGACCGGCTGATCGTCGACATCAGGGTGCCGCAGGAGCTGACCGACGCGCGCGTGCCCTGCCTGATCCTCCAGCCGCTGGTCGAGAATGCGATCAAATATGGCGTCTCGCGCGCGAAGCGGCCGGTCACGCTGCTGATCACCGCCCGCCAGGATTCGGAAGGGCTGGTGCTGAGCGTCGAGGACGACGGCGAGCCGCTGGGCGAGGACCAGCAGCTGCGCGGCACCGGCGTCGGACTGAAGAACGTCGCCGACCGGCTGAAGGCGCGCTTCGGCGGCGATGCCGCCTGTCGCTACGGGCCGCTTCCCAATGGTGGTTTTGGCGTGACGCTTTTCATGCCATTGATCAGGGATGACGTCTGA
- a CDS encoding 3-demethylubiquinone-9 3-methyltransferase (TIGRFAM: ubiquinone biosynthesis O-methyltransferase~PFAM: Methyltransferase type 11; Methyltransferase type 12) produces MNASAQQHGSVVAEEAAHFGKLAAEWWDPKGSSAMLHKLNPPRLRHIRATIEAQWGIGPEMLRPLTGRRAADVGCGAGLLAEPLARMGAAVTGIDAAPENVAVARHHAKKQGLTIDYRAGGVEVLAGESFDLVTSMEVIEHVADPAAFVARLAGLLAPDGIMILSTPNRTPLSKLAMITVAEGLGMVPKGTHDWRKFVTPEELAAHVEAAGLRVIDRKGLGFSPAAGFHLSDNLALDYFLTAIR; encoded by the coding sequence ATGAACGCAAGCGCACAACAGCATGGCTCGGTGGTCGCCGAGGAAGCCGCCCATTTCGGAAAGCTCGCCGCGGAATGGTGGGACCCCAAGGGGTCCTCGGCGATGCTGCACAAGCTCAATCCGCCGCGCCTGCGCCACATCCGCGCGACGATCGAGGCGCAGTGGGGAATCGGGCCCGAGATGCTGCGCCCGCTGACGGGCCGGCGCGCGGCCGACGTCGGCTGCGGCGCGGGCCTGCTCGCCGAGCCGCTGGCGCGGATGGGCGCGGCGGTGACGGGAATCGACGCCGCGCCGGAGAATGTCGCGGTCGCCCGCCACCATGCGAAGAAACAGGGGCTGACGATCGACTATCGCGCCGGCGGGGTCGAGGTGCTGGCGGGCGAGAGCTTCGACCTCGTCACCTCGATGGAGGTGATCGAGCATGTCGCCGATCCCGCCGCCTTCGTCGCCCGGCTCGCCGGTTTGCTCGCCCCGGACGGGATCATGATCCTGTCGACGCCCAACCGGACGCCGCTGTCGAAGCTGGCGATGATCACCGTCGCCGAGGGACTGGGGATGGTGCCGAAGGGCACGCACGACTGGCGCAAATTCGTGACGCCCGAGGAACTGGCCGCGCATGTCGAGGCGGCCGGCCTGCGCGTGATCGATCGCAAGGGCCTCGGCTTCTCGCCGGCCGCCGGCTTCCACCTCAGCGACAATCTGGCGCTCGACTATTTCCTGACCGCGATCCGGTGA
- a CDS encoding Phosphomannose isomerase-like protein — MPATILANHRVEKPWGRHDLAPLFPDQPADRPAVGEIWYDDPSARPRELLVKYLFTSERLSVQVHPDDAAAQARGFARGKDEAWIILSAEPDSTIALGLREPMEPGAVRAAALDGSIEDMLDWKPVRAGEVIYSPAGTIHAIGKGLRLVEVQQNLDLTYRFYDYGSARELHLDEAMAVADFGPFADPAEPREHGPGRTVLADRRKFVLERWTMAGGFVIAPGSATIWVMPVAGSASIDGKAIELGDTVIVEGAAAIDIAPGSTLYAAYPGLRVINGLLGSESRSTSASGAAVTG; from the coding sequence TTGCCGGCCACCATCCTCGCCAACCATCGGGTCGAAAAGCCGTGGGGCCGGCATGATCTCGCGCCGCTGTTCCCGGATCAGCCGGCCGACCGGCCGGCGGTGGGGGAAATCTGGTACGACGATCCGTCGGCCCGCCCGCGCGAGCTGCTCGTCAAATATCTGTTCACCAGCGAGCGGCTGTCGGTGCAGGTCCATCCCGACGATGCGGCGGCGCAGGCGCGCGGCTTCGCGCGCGGCAAGGACGAGGCCTGGATCATCCTGTCGGCCGAGCCCGATTCGACGATCGCCCTCGGCCTGCGCGAGCCGATGGAGCCCGGCGCTGTCCGCGCCGCGGCGCTCGACGGTTCGATCGAGGACATGCTCGACTGGAAGCCGGTCCGCGCCGGGGAGGTGATCTACTCGCCGGCCGGCACGATCCACGCGATCGGCAAGGGACTCCGCCTCGTCGAGGTGCAGCAGAATCTCGACCTCACCTATCGCTTCTACGACTATGGCTCGGCGCGCGAGCTGCATCTCGACGAGGCGATGGCGGTGGCCGATTTCGGCCCCTTCGCCGATCCCGCCGAACCGCGCGAGCACGGTCCCGGCCGCACGGTCCTCGCCGACCGGCGCAAGTTCGTGCTCGAGCGCTGGACCATGGCGGGCGGCTTCGTCATCGCTCCGGGCAGCGCGACGATCTGGGTGATGCCGGTCGCGGGCAGCGCCTCGATCGACGGCAAGGCGATCGAGCTGGGCGACACGGTGATCGTCGAGGGCGCCGCGGCGATCGACATCGCGCCCGGCAGCACCCTTTACGCCGCTTATCCGGGGTTGAGGGTGATCAACGGGTTGTTGGGATCGGAATCGCGGTCGACCTCGGCCAGCGGGGCCGCCGTCACCGGATAG